Proteins encoded in a region of the Vicinamibacteria bacterium genome:
- a CDS encoding helix-hairpin-helix domain-containing protein, producing MRTLRNLGLVAIGLGLALAGLAQGADNKAQSAQRVDLNTATAKQLEELPGVGPATAKKIIAGRPYAAVADLAKAGVPAKTITQITPLVTVSAPAASTPQAASAPASPAAPAPAAPAPAAAASPAPPASSAPAAAATTAQPPPAKGMVWVNTETKVYHREGDRWYGKTKHGKYMTESDAIAAGYRASKEKEKKQP from the coding sequence ATGCGCACGCTCCGAAACCTAGGACTTGTCGCCATTGGTCTCGGTCTGGCCCTCGCCGGACTGGCCCAGGGGGCGGATAACAAGGCCCAATCTGCTCAACGCGTAGACCTGAACACAGCCACAGCAAAACAGTTGGAGGAGCTGCCCGGAGTGGGGCCGGCCACAGCAAAGAAGATCATTGCCGGTCGGCCCTACGCGGCGGTTGCGGACCTTGCCAAGGCTGGCGTGCCCGCGAAGACGATCACGCAGATCACTCCGCTGGTCACGGTAAGCGCCCCTGCGGCATCAACCCCGCAAGCCGCGTCGGCCCCTGCTTCGCCCGCGGCCCCTGCGCCCGCGGCCCCTGCGCCCGCGGCAGCCGCTTCGCCGGCACCCCCCGCATCCTCCGCACCCGCTGCCGCCGCGACGACGGCCCAGCCGCCGCCAGCCAAGGGCATGGTCTGGGTCAACACCGAGACCAAGGTCTACCACCGCGAAGGGGACCGCTGGTACGGCAAAACAAAGCATGGCAAGTACATGACGGAATCCGACGCCATTGCCGCTGGCTATCGCGCCTCAAAGGAGAAGGAGAAGAAACAGCCCTGA
- a CDS encoding YidB family protein has translation MGFLDDVLKQSGGLGSLAQVVAQNPQVVSAAIALLNPKDPSVGGTGGLGGLVGAFSKAGLGQIMSQWISTGPNPPISPDQLSKVLSSDVLGQFAQKAGVAPANAASLLASVLPGLVDHLTPNGQVPAANDLQASLGGLLAHLSGR, from the coding sequence ATGGGCTTTCTTGACGACGTTCTCAAACAAAGCGGAGGGCTCGGTAGCCTCGCTCAAGTGGTCGCGCAGAACCCCCAGGTCGTGTCCGCCGCAATAGCCTTGCTGAACCCGAAAGATCCCTCCGTCGGCGGCACGGGGGGTCTCGGCGGCCTCGTGGGGGCCTTCTCAAAGGCGGGCCTCGGCCAAATCATGTCGCAGTGGATCTCGACCGGCCCGAACCCCCCGATCTCACCCGACCAATTGTCGAAGGTTCTTAGCAGCGACGTGCTGGGCCAGTTCGCCCAAAAGGCCGGCGTAGCCCCGGCCAACGCGGCTTCCCTTCTTGCGTCGGTCCTGCCCGGTCTCGTCGACCACCTTACGCCGAACGGCCAAGTGCCGGCGGCGAACGATCTCCAGGCTTCTCTCGGGGGGCTGCTGGCGCACCTAAGTGGCCGCTAG
- a CDS encoding UBP-type zinc finger domain-containing protein → MPKRCSHLQHIRDVGPSAKECEDCLRIGDEWVHLRQCLECGYVGCCDSSPNRHATKHFQDTKHPIIKSLEAGEGWRWCYVDDQEV, encoded by the coding sequence ATGCCAAAGCGTTGTTCTCATCTCCAGCATATTCGTGACGTTGGGCCTTCCGCCAAAGAATGTGAGGATTGCCTGCGTATCGGCGACGAGTGGGTGCACTTACGGCAGTGCCTTGAGTGTGGCTACGTGGGTTGCTGTGATTCCTCGCCCAATCGTCATGCCACGAAACACTTCCAGGACACCAAGCACCCCATCATTAAGTCCCTTGAGGCGGGGGAAGGCTGGCGCTGGTGTTACGTAGACGATCAGGAGGTCTAG
- a CDS encoding efflux transporter outer membrane subunit, translating into MRVRGVVVMSCALVVGCAVGPNYKRPPVVTPDRFYGEQAAGEARSSGDLPWWDVFQDPVLKGLVEEALKNGFDARLAVARVEEARALYGVARSQRFPSVDYQAGWLRTRPDQFLNPSGATLTEWTAEVGAKWEIDLWGRVRRLNESARARYLATEEARRGVLLSLLSDVATAYFELCELDAELEIAQRTTMAFRDTYNLFSRRLEGGAASALETSRAEASLGQVAAQIPEIERAIVARENQINLLLGRNPQPIARGGSSMPLPPETPPGLPSTLLERRPDVRQAEQLLVGANADIGVAKAAFFPTLSLTGLFGNVSPELGDLFSNGKTWSVGAGVLGPLFHGGAIKRNYEAVKARWEQAEIEYEATVTQSLAETSTALIARTKLVETESQRARAVQAYREAVRLANLRYGSGLSAYFEVLEAQQQLFPAEIGLAQTRRDQLIAVVNLYKALGGGWQAGTVSATPSPTR; encoded by the coding sequence GTGAGAGTCCGGGGTGTCGTTGTCATGTCCTGCGCCTTGGTCGTGGGCTGCGCCGTGGGGCCGAACTACAAGCGGCCGCCGGTTGTCACGCCGGACCGATTCTATGGCGAGCAGGCCGCGGGCGAAGCGCGCTCCTCCGGGGACCTTCCATGGTGGGACGTCTTCCAGGACCCTGTCCTGAAGGGTCTTGTCGAAGAGGCGCTCAAGAACGGATTCGACGCACGCCTTGCCGTGGCCCGGGTCGAAGAGGCGCGCGCGCTCTACGGGGTGGCCAGATCCCAGCGGTTCCCATCCGTGGACTATCAGGCTGGCTGGCTGCGGACGCGTCCGGACCAGTTCCTGAACCCATCCGGAGCAACCCTGACGGAGTGGACGGCCGAGGTCGGGGCTAAGTGGGAGATCGACCTCTGGGGTCGTGTTCGTCGCCTCAACGAGTCGGCGAGAGCGCGGTACTTGGCGACGGAGGAAGCTCGGCGCGGCGTGCTCCTCTCGCTCCTTTCTGACGTTGCTACGGCCTACTTCGAGCTTTGCGAGCTGGACGCCGAGTTGGAGATCGCCCAGCGAACGACGATGGCCTTCCGGGACACCTACAATCTGTTCAGTCGGCGTCTGGAGGGGGGAGCGGCGTCCGCGCTCGAGACCTCCCGCGCCGAGGCCTCCCTCGGTCAGGTCGCAGCCCAGATCCCGGAGATCGAGCGCGCGATTGTGGCCCGCGAGAACCAGATCAACCTGTTGCTGGGGCGAAACCCCCAGCCGATCGCGCGGGGAGGTTCCTCCATGCCGTTACCCCCCGAGACCCCGCCCGGCCTGCCCTCGACGCTCCTCGAACGACGACCGGATGTGCGTCAGGCCGAGCAGCTCCTGGTCGGAGCTAACGCAGACATCGGCGTGGCCAAGGCCGCGTTCTTTCCTACTCTGAGCCTTACGGGCCTCTTCGGCAACGTCAGCCCTGAACTGGGAGATCTGTTCTCCAACGGCAAGACCTGGAGTGTCGGGGCCGGCGTACTCGGCCCCCTCTTCCATGGCGGTGCCATTAAGCGCAACTACGAGGCCGTGAAGGCCCGGTGGGAACAAGCTGAGATCGAATACGAAGCGACCGTGACGCAGTCACTGGCCGAGACGTCGACGGCTCTCATCGCCCGGACCAAGCTCGTGGAGACCGAGAGCCAGCGAGCGCGCGCGGTGCAGGCTTACCGCGAGGCCGTTCGGCTGGCGAACCTTCGCTACGGCTCAGGCCTATCCGCGTACTTTGAGGTGTTGGAGGCGCAGCAGCAGCTCTTTCCGGCGGAGATTGGCTTGGCCCAAACCCGCCGCGACCAACTGATCGCGGTGGTGAACCTCTACAAGGCACTGGGCGGAGGGTGGCAGGCGGGTACCGTCTCGGCGACTCCTAGTCCGACTCGCTAG
- a CDS encoding DUF1801 domain-containing protein, which translates to MNPSERIDQLVAELRDWRGRTLASVRKSILEADAEIIEEWKWMGSPVWSNHGIIAVGNAHKDKVKLTFAHGASLPDPARLFNAGLEGNVWRAIDLFEGDKINERALRNLVRSAVGYNQIKLKRKAAARPRAKVSKSKK; encoded by the coding sequence ATGAATCCATCGGAACGTATTGACCAACTGGTCGCCGAACTCAGAGACTGGCGTGGCAGAACGCTCGCCAGCGTCCGCAAGAGCATCCTTGAAGCTGACGCGGAAATAATCGAGGAATGGAAGTGGATGGGAAGCCCAGTGTGGTCTAACCACGGAATAATCGCGGTCGGCAACGCCCACAAAGACAAAGTGAAGCTGACCTTTGCCCACGGAGCAAGCCTCCCAGACCCGGCCAGACTCTTCAACGCGGGCCTCGAAGGCAACGTGTGGCGAGCGATTGATTTGTTCGAAGGCGATAAGATTAATGAGCGCGCTCTAAGAAATCTCGTCCGTTCCGCCGTTGGTTACAATCAGATCAAATTGAAAAGGAAAGCCGCTGCCCGGCCTCGAGCGAAGGTAAGCAAGAGTAAAAAGTAG